ATGAAATTtcgagtccggctactatactcttatgagtatgatcgccttcgtactcataaatcgttttcgatgatagagcttccgaattaacgatccatactgttaaacattTTTTAgatcatttaaaacttctagaaatcaaatttcataattttttgacattatttaccttacgatcaaaaactcacaaaattgacaatttttaatggccggtatggaatacttgctagtttaacggtgcaaaagaatcggaataggttgaaattttgatagaaaattctattcgctacctaaataaagatcaataactccgatcttaaattgaaggatccgatcatccttttttaagacgtcgttcgattttgaccgttcattttatgcccacttgatggactttattatgatttcgaaaaattacgaaatttattttctaaaagtttcaaatactctagatcatatttaacgaagtggattgtcgattcagaaactccatcataaaaaacaacttatgagtacgaagggtccaatactcataagagtatagtagccctactcatgAAATTTCCTtgttttctgtaattttgtGTACTtgcaaatttaatttgttttcagTTTGTTTCTTCAATCtcatagaattttattttcttctaaacttaattgtttaattttcaGGATATTGGCCAATTCGAAGCCATGTCCAAAGTGCAAGAGGCCAATAGAGAAAAACCAGGGTTGCATGCATATGACGTGCACTCCTCcctgtaaatttgagttttgctGGTATGATACACAATATAATTCTTGGGAATTAACTGAATGTTTTTCCTTCAATTATTTGGTTTTGGAAAACATGAAAAACTTCATGTTTTATGTATATacctttaaataaaaaaaaaaaagcaaaccaACTATTTCACATCAATTTCACtgctaaaaaaattagaagtagaTTTGTGATAAAGTGTACTTTCAAAGGGTACATATGAAgattcagattttacagggcCTTGTGTGATGATTTTGcagtatatacatacatgcaaCCTGAACTACTTTACACTGATATTCCTTTTACTGTTCCTTAGGTTATGCCTTGGAGTATGGTCAGAACATGGGGAGAGAACTGGTGGTTTTTATGCTTGTAATCGTTATGAATCGGCAAAGAAGGAAGGGGTGGTATGGTTTAATCCCCTGTTACTAATGTATTTGTTAAGCTTTCTCTTGAAAGAGATCTGTCATCCTCATtattctttttgtgtttttagtATGATGAGGCAGAAAGGCGGAGAGAAATGGCGAAAAACTGCCTTGAGAGATATACACATTATTATGAAAGATGGGCATCAAATCAGACAGTATGTATATGACAACCATTTTTTTCACCAAACAATGTGAATTCTTCCCTCGTTTTGCATTTGCTTGAGCCAATCCCAGGCTGGGCTGTTTTCAGAAAATTAAACAGTACACCCGAGCTCGACCTGTAGTTTCTAGGGCATTTGTTTTGAAGCCTGGCATGGCCCAAAGGCCAAAGGCAGGCACGGCCCAGTGAACTGGGTCGGCTTGACTCAACCTTTAGAAAACCTTTGGCCGTGGCAATTAGGTCAGCCAGGTCAGGTCTTTTTGGCTTAAGCTTTCAGTCATAATCACTAAGATGTAACAATGCATAGGTCCTCCTCTAGCTAAAGTTTAGCTTACTGATAATAGCTTAGCCTTTTTTGCCTAGTCCATGTGATTATATTGTAGTAAGCACCAGATCTAAGACTTCGTTCTCCTTTACTGCAGTCAAGGCAGAAAGCATTTGCAGATCTGCAGAGCATGAGAAATGAAAAGGTATTCTCATTATGCTGTTGTATATTTCCTCACCTTTGTGTTGATGGTTTAGCTAAGAAGCTTCTGTATCGTTAGACTTGTCAATATGTTATTGTGTTGCCTGtcgaatttgggtttagttagTGTAGatgtttattttttgtttctttatttgtGTCTTTTAATCTCATTTACTTCCGTCTCGATTTGAGTTCATGGTAACAATTTTCTCTTGTTTCATATGCTTGTTTTTGGTTAAATATGAACCCTCCTTTGAACCAATAGGTTTTGATTCTTTATTCCAAATACGACTATGGCCTTTTTTTGAAATGCGCTGTCTAAATGCACAGGCTTTGCTGCTGTAAAGGGGGGGGGAGAAAATCCAAAATGCACTTTAAAGCTTTCCTCTtccaattatataaaatacGAAGCATCCCAACTAGATGCTTCCCTGGTGGCAATTCCTACTACCATTTTATTGGGTATGGAGTCTGAACACTAAAAATCTTCAGTACTCCTAAAGCATCAAAGGAGCGCCTTTGGGAATCATCAAAGGGGAGTGCATATGGAAAATGCATTCCAAAACTAGGCCTCGACCATACATACTTGGATGTTCCTAGGCATCTGAATTGAGTGGTTTTATATAGTCATTTAGGGCTTGGCAAGAGCTCTTTTAGGTCATAGCTGATCATGCATCAGAGACAACCCTAACTCTTTTCCATATCTCACACTTGGGATCTGTTTGACAGCTCCCTGAAGCAGCGGTAATAGCTTCGACATTAACATATCTTCTACAGCTTTCATTCTAGCAAAACAAGTAGCTTCAAATTGGTACTTCTGCTAGGTTCAAAAGCTCATCATAGCTTCTCTCGTAGCAGAAGCTGTAGCCTATTTTTTCACCCAACACCTGGTTTCTAGGAGCTTCTACTTTCTGGAGTAGAGAAGCTTCAAGTAGAAGCCCGGTTAAAGAGGCACTTAAGGATTTTGCTCCTTGGGGAGTGTTCCCTTTGAAATGCGATGAAAACATGTCATtggctaattattttttatatgcttCAGATTGCAAAGTTGAGAGAGATCATTAAAGAAGAGGAGTCCCAACTCAGTTTTGTTATTGATGCTTGGTCACAGGTTTGATATAATCATGTACTTTGTTATCCTTCCCTAAGTTTTTGGGATATTTGTAACTTGAAATTACCGTTTGATTTTGCAGATTGTAGAGTGCAGGCGGGTGTTGAAATGGACATATGCTTATGGTTATTACCTACCAGATCATGAACTTGCCAGGAAACATTTTTTTGAGTATCTTCAAGGTTCTTAATACTCTCCTTAATTCTTTGTTGACGACCTGTCTGGCGCGGCTGGAACTGTTGCAAAAGTGCTGCTTGAATGGAGCTTAGAAATATCATGTAGTTATTTTAGCACTAAGAATATCAGAAACTTGTCTTTTGTGGCTCCATCATAGAGTGTATTGCTGTTTGATCAAATGCAATTTTTGTTATTAGGGGAAGCACTATATTAAACTTCTCCCAACAGCTTCTCTTGGCAGCAGAAGCAGAAATTCCAATTTGAGCTTCTGCTTTGCGGCGGATTCTCAGGTTCAGACTTATGTCTGCTATAGAGTGTAGTGTTGTTTGACAAAATTCTATTTGAGCAGTACTTTCAAGGGGAAGAACTATTTTAACTCCCCTCCCACCACCCCAAAGAACAGCCCAACCAAAAGAAACCCAAACAGCTTTGTCTctgaagcagaagcttcaaattggtGATTCTGCTTTTGCGGTGCGGAATCTTGGAAGCTTCAGACTTCTGTATATGCTAAGACTGCTATTAAAGTGTTTGCAGCTGAATACAGAAGAAAAGGCTAGGCTACATAAGCACTAAAATACCCTTAAAGCTTCCCTCCGCAGCGGAAGCGAAATCTCCAAATTGGTGTTTCTGCTTTTGTGGCCTAGAAGCTTGTTTCGGCTTCCTGCTACAGCAAAAGTTATAGATTGTTTGGTTTGCAACAGCTTTTTCTTGGAATGTTTCAGCTGCTTATCAAAAGCCAAGCAGTTGTCAGTGTGAGCTCATATTGTCATTAGTTGGAAGTTATTAAGCTTCTGAATAACTTTTTTATAGGCGAGGCTGAGTCCGGATTGGAGCGGCTTCATCAGTGTGCAGAGAAGGAACTCCAGGTTTTCTTTGATGCATTGCCCGATTCTCCTCCTACTAAAGAGTTCTGTGCTTTTAAAACAAAGCTTGCTGGTTTAACAGCGTAAGGACCGCCTAAACTTAAGTTATATACTCATAAAATGGTGAAACATTATCTGTTTGTGTATGCTGATCATTTAGAAGCACAtaggaatttgaaaatttgaacaTCCTAGATAAAATTAAGGGGAACTTGAGTAGATTtcttaaagaagaaaaaagcgTGTATCTTCTAGTTGTTTTTAGAGGCTACTTTAGTTTCTCACGTAGAAACAACTACAAATTATTTTTCGTAGTCTCGAACAAAATCCACTAAACAACTGGAACAATTAGTGTGTTCACCGACCGCAAATATGTAGCTTAGCTTCAGGCACTTAAACATATTGAGTTCGAGCATATTCACTAGAAAAGCCAATGGTTTTTCCTTTCAAAAGCAGAGGTTGCAACTACTGACTCCATGGCCTTTGAAGCAATTAATTCATTGAATATTTTGGTGAACATGCTCTTTTTCTGGTAGTTGTTTGTTTGCCTTCTTTATTGAGTGTCCAATGTAGCAGATGAGTGAAATCGCTACAGCAAAGAACTTTCTTTGTATTGTTCATCTCATCCCTGTTGATcttttaatgatttttttttgttatccccTATCAGATTTACTAGTTCAGTCTCTtttagaaataattgtttgtatTGCCCTATGGGTCATCTATTGGCGTATGCAACTTTGTAGAATAGGGATCTTCATAGCCATCCTTTGAGAACTCAACCCTCTTACATATATAACCCTTTCAAAACTGAACTTTCCATAGATGGCCTTTGAAAACTAGTTTTCTACATACATACCACTTTATGGATCATTACAGCTAATTGAATACCAACTTCTATCTCAAATTGGCTGGCTTCTATTCAGGACTAGTGAAGGCCtttatggtttagggtttagggttatgaTATGGTTTCTTATTTTCTTCCCTACATATTGACTAATTCTTTTATTCCCTCCAAAAATACTTTGCAGTGTGACAAGAACCTACTTTGAGAACCTCGTTCAAGCCTTAGAAAACGGCCTGGAGGATGTGAGCTCGGCGAGCCAGGTAGCCGGGAGCTCTACCTCCAAGAGCCAAAGCACCAAAGGAAAAGCCGGGAAGAATAAGGCAGCTAAATTAGCCGTGCCCCAGATCAGCCCAGATGACTACTGGGCGTGCGACCGTTGCACCTTCAATAACCACCCCTCCGCCAAACGATGCGAGATGTGCTCGCACCACCAATAAGGCCCTAAGAAAGAGAAACTTCTCCCCCGTGTGGTGGTTTGGCGTCTACTCTTATGCGAGAGGAAGATGCTTTCACCGCGGATCGATTCGGACAACGATGCATTAAAGGTGTTGGCATATAGAATGTGGAATAAAAGATATAAGGTGTTTTACGTTGATTTCTTTTATACTCGTAGGGAGAAGATGAACAGGACCCATcattctatgtatatatataacatgtatttggtggatctGTGCCTCATCttggtttattattattgtctttAGAGTGAGATGTGGGAATGTAGATGAAATTGTTTATAAAAGGACAGAGAGTGCAGTGCTAAAATACTATCAATCTATCAGTTCCAAGCTACAAATCtcctattcttcttttttttctctttttattttattattttaggtaaaaatatatccaatttatttgaactacgaatcattttgatttgattatctagtattttaaaattttaattttattacataatatttttaaattgtttgatttgaatcagccgataatattttaattttaaaatttgaatgtatcatttatttttataaatttagatatatttataaatttattaaaataaataattagcttataTTTTGCAAgatttatagtttagataatCTTTTGTaggattttatctttattttatctttctaaatttttttcgttaCATGATTCCAAGGAATCGGCAGGAAACATTCTCAGCACTGAAATTGGATTTAATAATTGGAGAACACTTTTGTTTAACCAATTGCTCTCGGTTGATTGATGGGATCAGCTAAATTGATTTAATTTGGAAATTAATATCATGTCTAATCTCATTTGGAAAAACTGTTTTCTacctagtttttttttcaaaaatatttatactctAGCCAAATAAATTAGAAGATAACACTCTTTTCCCCTTTCCGACCTACTAATATccctatttaaaaattagtgtGTGCGcacgaaaagaaagaaaatctaCAATATCatacttatattatatttatatcatcagtaacaaatcaatcatatctttattttcagagaaaaacataataaaaataattttctattaatcatGATCAGACTGATGAATTTAACTGGGACAATTTTATTGATTGAGAATGTTACGTCAGTAATATAATTAGTGCATTCTAAATTTTGTGGTgggaaaggaagagagagagagagatagagagagagagattctatTAATTATGATCAGACTAATGAATTTAACTGGAACAATTTTATTGATTGAGAATGTTACGTCAGTAATATAATTAGTGCATTCTAAATTTTGTGGTgggaaaggaagagagagtggTGGTGGGaggggcagagagagagagattctatTAATTATGATCTGATGAATTTAACTGGaataattttattgattgaGAATGTTACGTTAGTAATATAATTAGTGCATTCTAAATTTTGTGGTGGGAAAGGAAGAGAGCgtggtagagagagagggagggtggcattgaagaggagagagaaaataatttctctttactaattaacatataaacttaagtaaatattattaaattatatttttttaatctatcaTTAATGAGGATATATATTAGATTtagaacaaaaatttgaaaagaagactaaattaaaaatattcatttttcaaTGAGATTAGACATGatattagtttttaattttgtgtAATCTTTTTTTGATTTGCATCAGCTATAAATGATaacctttattttattataattattattttaaaactattgaTAATCGTCACtgcttaaaaaatttatatcttatttGTCAAGGTTAAAGCTTCAatctggtaaaaaaaaaaaaattgattagatGAGcaaaaaaaagggctttttttgcaaatagccccctgataaattttatttgcaaaaatagtcccgtctaaaaattatttgcaaaaatggccctgcttCCGCCACGCAagcaccacgtcagcgccacgcgggcggggctgggccagatggttaagttgaacacggtgaaccattcaccgtgttcaatacaaaatttttgtattggacacggtgaatggttcaccctgtccaatacaaatacctaaAAAATGAGTAAGTttgaggtatttgtattagacacggtgaaccattcaccgtgtccaattatttgtattggacacggtgaaccattcaccgtgtccaatacaaaaattttgtattgaacacggtgaatggttcaccatgttcaacttaaccatctggcccagccccgcccgcgtggcgctgacgtggcgcttgcgtggcggaagcagggccatttttgcaaataaatttttgacagggccaatcttaaaaaaaaaaattataagggggctatttgcaaaaaaagccccaaaaaaaaaaatagaagccaCAAAATACTCATTTCAATTTGCCGGGCCCAATAATTATCGTCATATCacattgatatttaaatttaatttaaatcaaaagcaccatcatttttttaagtactattttttaaaaaaaaaaaaaaattaaagtaaccACCATACTTGATACCCCTcaattttatcatttaataCCCCCGCATCATCCACACGGATTACATGAGAAATTTGCAGTTAACGCGTTGTACGAATTCAGCGGGGGGTAATAATTCGAAATGCCCCCTAAAATCTCCCGTTATTACAAAACCACCCCTCCTCGATTCCCGCGCAGTATTAGGCGGCGGCGCCGTTCCTCTTCGCTCGAGGCGCCCCCACTTTTCCGTTAATCTCGCAACGCTTCGACGGGGGTAATTTCGTAATTTCGCATCCGGCGAACAACGCGAGCATCCGAGGGGAGCAGGTgagctccttcttcttcttcttctcccccaTTTCTCACTCCCCTTTTGACTTAGAGCGGGGttggaattagggttagggttagggtttcttctGTTGGATCTTTCTGCTAGTTGGATCCGAAGCTTACGCCTTGACGGAAGAATCTCCGGCGATTTGGTAATCCCTCCGCTCAGATCTTCTCCTCGAGTACAATTTCTGTTTTTCGTACTTTCTAatgctctatttttttttttttgaacaatttTGGTCCATTCGCGGATTTCTATGTGTAATTGCTGGTGCAAAGTtgctttttgggattttttttttttgtatttcaatTAGTCTGATGTCTTGCTAATTTTGAATGCAGTGATTTGGATTTGTTCTAATTTTGGCTTCACTAGTTGATTCTTATTGGAATTTAGTTGGATTTTTAACCCTATTAGTTTTGATCCTGTACCTTTTGTTGTTATTGGTGTTGCATTTGTGATCTGTGTATTTACCATCGTTTTTGTAGTTATAAGTTTGAGGGAATTAGGTGGGTGCTTAGATTCTGATCCTCTAAAGAGTGATCAAAGGAAAACAATGCGAGCGCCGTCGCTCCTTTCGCAATGCTTGCCCGGATTATTACCCCACGACAAGGCGAGCCATTGTGTTAACGTAGTCTCTGAAAAGGATCTTCATCTCCCTTCACCTGCGGTCGAGATTATTCCATCAAAGGTATCCTCTTGCTCACTGTGTTCTGTATCTAATTGCATTTTGAACGGCGCGTCGATTTATATGTTTGGTTTGGTACCTGTTAAGGAATATGGATAAATGCTTATATAACACTGGATTATTAGCCTGCATTGTGTATTAAACACATAAGACCATAAGGGGGGTTTCTAATTTTCTGtgaaaatagttttctcctTTCCAGTAATTTGACCAATACCTTACCCTGTTTTTTATAGAATGCTCACCCCTATAAATATGCTGGAGAGAATGTGGAAATGCAAGGCCTCAACATCTTCAAGGTATTATTTTCACTTGAACTACTGTTACCATTCTGCAGTTTAAAAAAGTGTTACCAATTTATCGTTGTGCCGTTTATCCATTTTGATAGCTTTGTATATTTGGTATGTTTGTCAGGGAAGAGTTAGTGTGGCTGATATTGTTGGGTTGTCGAAATCAGATGCAATGACCTCAAAAGCCGAAGGTGAGTTCAGCAATTGCAATAATTAATCGCAGAACATGTATATTTCTTAACTTTAGTTCATTGTAGGGCCACTGAAATCCTGGGAGAGTTCAATCGATCTCGTAAATGTTCTTAAGAATGAAATACGCGATGGGCTATTGAGCTTTAGAGGAAAGCGTATTCTAGAGGTACTTCAATATGGCAACTTtcaatttcttttccttttccagtGGTTTTGACATTACAATCATTTATTGAAGCAAGATTATGCTCTGTTGGATCACTTCTGCAGTGAATTCCTCACTATTTATTACAATTAGCTGTGGATTcaggattttcttttttttattcgatATAGACTGGTGAAATTTTCACGGTGTGGTGATGTTACCTTCATAAATTTTCCAGTGTTTAAGCTCAAAATACTGCTAGATTGTGTAGAAGGTTAATCATTCGTGGCATGTTATCAGGGTAATTTATTTGCTTTTACTGTGTGAAGCTCACTTGAGTCAGCACTGCACTTCTTAATGTCTTTATTTGTGACATATGGAAGGATAGAAAATTTGGAGACTCCCATAGTTGTAATCATCAATTTCATTCTTAGTGTATCGCTTGTTGATTTCTTGATTTCTCATGTAACAATCAGGCTTATAAATCAATAACACATCAAAGAAAGAGAGATTAAAAATAGTTTATGATCTCGCCTTTAACACCTGTAATATTTGTAACTGTGAAGGCCTGTAGAACTTCCATTTTTTGTTCATTAAGGACGAAGTTACTCTCTTGACTTGTTTGGATCCTGTTGAACAAATCTATAACACTGCTGAAGAtaattcaattttattattcaatcaCACTGCTGGTGATATTCTCTATTGTAAATGAATCGAATAGTGTTTCATTGTTTTGGCAACTGGCAataactttttcttctttttttttttttgatgcagCTTGGTTGTGGCTATGGTCTTCCTGGGATTTTTGCTTGCCTAAAGGTACCTGCATACTTATTGACTAAAAGACTACAGTTTTATTTCTAGAAGCAGTAGAATGTGTTACGCTCTAGTAGGATGCATGGGCTAATTACTCCTCGGTTGCAACATCTTTTATTGTTGTTTAGTGTACATATTTATGCACATAACCTTGCAAAATCTTTTCATATGCACCCTTCGAAAACTTAATATCTCATATATATTCCCTTCTATTTTCAAGATTCCCCTCTTTATAAAACTCTTTCTAATACAAAATCGACTTCCCTCATGTACTTGATGACTACCCAACTTAAGGGTATTTTTGCAAGAAATTACAC
This DNA window, taken from Ananas comosus cultivar F153 linkage group 5, ASM154086v1, whole genome shotgun sequence, encodes the following:
- the LOC109710412 gene encoding probable E3 ubiquitin-protein ligase ARI7 isoform X1; the encoded protein is MESEEDMHDANDWESVGEDLYSDYGEEGSEVYVEEGDDFFCNSNFDDSKDVMVVREKPFTVLSEDDIRQRQEEDISKTVAILSISKAEAFILLRHFKWDENRVNDEWFANEVAVRRAIGLLENRVEIPKLMELSIDHLTCGICFETYPPNMMSAAACGHRFCGACWQGYIGTSISNGPGCLTLRCPDPSCSAAILQDMINFLATDEDKEKYARFYFRSYVEDGRKIKWCPAPGCDFAVEYYKGSANYDVSCSCSFSFCWNCTEEAHRPVDCSTVAKWILKNSAESENMNWILANSKPCPKCKRPIEKNQGCMHMTCTPPCKFEFCWLCLGVWSEHGERTGGFYACNRYESAKKEGVYDEAERRREMAKNCLERYTHYYERWASNQTSRQKAFADLQSMRNEKIAKLREIIKEEESQLSFVIDAWSQIVECRRVLKWTYAYGYYLPDHELARKHFFEYLQGEAESGLERLHQCAEKELQVFFDALPDSPPTKEFCAFKTKLAGLTAVTRTYFENLVQALENGLEDVSSASQVAGSSTSKSQSTKGKAGKNKAAKLAVPQISPDDYWACDRCTFNNHPSAKRCEMCSHHQ